In Paenibacillus sp. 1781tsa1, one DNA window encodes the following:
- a CDS encoding TetR/AcrR family transcriptional regulator yields MSTVHGDKSEAILDAAYGIFGSKGFYETKMSDIADEAGIAKGTIYLYFKSKEQLFIAVSKRDCNSFISRLEYALNSHENTGDKLGAIAKTHLTYYYERRNHTKLFFMAPNNDPDLMQFMKAFMNQYMSMVCEVLESASVPEPVLLAKSYIGILDRLKMDIMLNPEFNEEDLNKRIAFSAALFLDGCRSFLKT; encoded by the coding sequence TTGAGCACGGTACATGGAGACAAATCGGAGGCTATTTTGGATGCGGCTTATGGTATTTTTGGCTCGAAAGGTTTTTATGAGACCAAAATGTCTGATATTGCAGACGAGGCTGGCATCGCAAAAGGCACCATTTATTTATATTTCAAAAGCAAGGAACAATTATTTATCGCAGTATCCAAGCGGGACTGTAACAGCTTTATCAGTCGCCTTGAATATGCTTTGAACTCGCATGAGAACACCGGTGATAAACTTGGAGCAATAGCCAAGACCCACCTTACGTATTATTATGAGCGCCGCAATCATACCAAGCTCTTTTTTATGGCACCCAATAATGATCCGGACCTGATGCAATTCATGAAAGCTTTCATGAATCAATATATGAGCATGGTGTGTGAGGTGCTGGAGAGTGCAAGTGTACCTGAGCCGGTCTTGTTGGCCAAATCGTATATTGGGATTCTGGATCGTCTGAAGATGGATATCATGCTTAATCCAGAGTTCAACGAAGAGGATCTGAACAAGCGAATTGCTTTCTCCGCAGCGTTGTTTCTGGACGGCTGTCGGTCCTTTTTGAAAACGTAA
- the pepF gene encoding oligoendopeptidase F, producing the protein MSQLLKRSEVPAEHSWKLEDLFADQKAWDQEYEEVSTLTKKASEFQGKLNQPDVLKSCFEFEDEISLKIERLFVYARMHQDEDTANPTYQNLSQKAQKLGVRVGEALSFVTPEILSLPDDQLDAFIANEKLSAYTFTLEEMKREKAHVLSQAEEALLAQVGNLSQAPQTIFSMLNNADLKFPRIKDEHGNEVELTHGSYIQFLENPNREVRERAFKAVYETYAKQKNTIAAALNANVTKNMFYANVRKYPSVMEMSLYGDNIPTDVYTNLVDTIHESLPLLHRYMNLRKKLLGVDQLHMYDLFAPLVDEYKMDITYEEAKQTVKDGLKPLGKDYADALQTGYDNRWIDIYENENKRSGAYAWGAYGTHPYVLLNHKDNLNSMFTLAHEMGHALHSHYSDTTLPYRDAQYTIFLAEVASTTNEALLMDYLLNKSTDPKEKLYLLTYYADQFRTTVFRQTMFAEFEKIIHERAEQGDALTPQLLSEIYYDLNVKYHGKDMVVDKDIEMEWARIPHFYNSFYVYKYATGFSAATSFSKQILEEGQPAVDRYLGFLKSGGSDYSINILKKAGVDMSTPQPIREAMSVFKELIEQMEELTK; encoded by the coding sequence ATGAGTCAATTATTGAAACGTTCCGAGGTGCCGGCTGAGCATAGCTGGAAACTGGAAGATTTATTTGCCGATCAGAAAGCCTGGGATCAGGAATATGAAGAAGTATCGACTTTGACCAAGAAGGCCTCCGAATTCCAAGGCAAATTGAATCAACCTGATGTACTCAAATCTTGCTTCGAATTCGAAGATGAGATCAGCCTCAAAATAGAACGCCTCTTTGTATATGCACGTATGCATCAAGATGAAGACACAGCGAATCCTACATATCAAAACCTGTCCCAAAAAGCCCAGAAATTAGGCGTACGGGTTGGTGAAGCACTTTCTTTTGTAACACCGGAGATTCTTTCCCTGCCGGATGATCAGTTGGACGCATTTATTGCGAACGAAAAACTTTCTGCTTATACATTTACCCTGGAAGAGATGAAACGCGAAAAAGCCCACGTTCTTAGCCAAGCAGAAGAGGCTTTGCTTGCACAGGTAGGCAACCTTTCACAAGCACCACAGACCATTTTCAGCATGCTGAATAACGCCGATCTCAAGTTTCCAAGAATCAAGGATGAACATGGTAACGAAGTCGAGCTGACACACGGCAGCTACATTCAGTTCCTTGAGAATCCTAATCGTGAAGTTCGCGAACGTGCTTTCAAAGCGGTATACGAAACCTATGCCAAACAGAAGAACACAATTGCGGCTGCCTTGAATGCAAATGTAACCAAAAATATGTTCTATGCTAATGTTCGGAAGTACCCTTCCGTAATGGAAATGTCCTTATATGGAGATAACATCCCAACGGATGTGTATACAAATCTGGTAGACACGATTCACGAGAGCCTTCCGTTATTGCATCGTTATATGAACCTGCGCAAAAAGTTGCTGGGTGTGGATCAATTGCACATGTACGACCTGTTCGCTCCACTCGTAGACGAGTACAAAATGGATATTACCTATGAGGAAGCGAAACAAACCGTCAAAGACGGTCTGAAACCACTCGGCAAGGACTATGCAGATGCATTACAGACTGGATATGATAACCGCTGGATCGATATATATGAGAATGAAAATAAACGTTCCGGCGCATATGCCTGGGGCGCTTACGGCACTCACCCTTATGTCTTGTTGAATCACAAAGATAACCTGAACAGCATGTTCACACTCGCACATGAAATGGGTCACGCTCTGCATTCACATTACTCGGATACAACACTTCCGTATCGTGATGCCCAGTACACCATCTTCCTGGCTGAGGTTGCATCCACAACCAACGAAGCGTTACTGATGGATTATCTGCTTAACAAATCAACAGATCCAAAGGAAAAATTGTATCTGCTGACCTATTACGCCGACCAATTCCGTACAACGGTATTCCGTCAGACTATGTTTGCTGAATTTGAGAAAATCATTCACGAACGTGCGGAACAAGGTGACGCCTTAACACCACAATTGTTATCCGAGATCTACTATGATCTGAACGTTAAATATCACGGTAAAGACATGGTTGTTGACAAAGATATCGAGATGGAATGGGCTCGTATTCCCCATTTCTATAACAGCTTCTACGTTTACAAATATGCAACAGGCTTCTCCGCAGCGACCAGCTTCTCCAAGCAAATCCTGGAAGAGGGTCAGCCGGCTGTTGACCGTTATCTCGGTTTCCTGAAGAGCGGTGGCAGTGATTACTCCATTAACATTCTGAAAAAAGCAGGTGTGGATATGTCTACACCACAGCCAATTCGTGAAGCCATGAGTGTGTTCAAGGAATTGATTGAACAAATGGAGGAACTAACCAAGTAA
- a CDS encoding multi antimicrobial extrusion protein MatE, which produces MSSSESLSWRRLFSFFVPLGISASLVTISHVIINSTLARSAHPETVIASYAIAGSLLTLTERPSTLLRQTCSALVRDRLSFQALTFVTKIFLACVLLIGFLIVYSPVGTGVFKYLFGVSPDLLNKVIDVYEILMYVSIFSVIRNIYQGIIITNNRTKWLTIGMIFRLAGMYGLSLYFIYTDSIDSGRVGAIIFAAGMMIEALVSFLEGNSIKRKMPAKLEDHPVESRGDVFRFYKPLLLSSFVALFIGPVINIVLGKTTGIALAISSFAIASSLMQLMLSFFTYIHQIVLNFYLVDAKLVRKFALVTGFIPFAMMVSIAYTPLGPWVLENVMSVQGELLKQSLWTLRAFVLFPLIFPFLDFSNGIILLRGQTKTMFRSQTANAICTVIVLLILVSIFPAWNGMIGALAQSLGLLAELIIVWLVIRRTQQEPTMSAPPTGKSSPLKG; this is translated from the coding sequence ATGTCGTCAAGTGAATCACTTTCGTGGAGACGGTTATTTTCTTTTTTTGTGCCACTTGGCATTTCCGCCTCTCTCGTCACTATTTCTCACGTCATTATAAACAGCACATTAGCACGTTCCGCTCATCCCGAGACGGTGATTGCCAGCTATGCCATCGCCGGCAGCTTGTTAACCCTCACGGAACGCCCCTCCACCCTGCTGCGGCAAACCTGTTCCGCACTGGTTCGCGATCGCCTATCCTTTCAGGCCCTCACGTTTGTGACCAAAATATTTCTTGCCTGTGTGCTTCTCATTGGTTTTCTCATCGTATATTCTCCTGTTGGTACCGGGGTGTTCAAATATCTGTTTGGTGTAAGTCCGGATCTGCTGAACAAAGTCATCGACGTATATGAAATTCTCATGTATGTGAGTATCTTCTCAGTAATCCGCAACATCTATCAGGGGATTATCATTACGAATAACCGAACCAAGTGGTTAACCATCGGCATGATATTCCGTTTAGCCGGCATGTACGGCCTATCCCTGTATTTCATCTACACAGACAGCATTGACAGTGGACGTGTAGGCGCTATCATTTTTGCTGCGGGCATGATGATTGAAGCGCTGGTCAGCTTTTTGGAGGGAAACAGCATCAAGCGCAAGATGCCAGCCAAGCTTGAGGATCATCCCGTCGAGAGCAGGGGAGACGTATTTCGCTTTTATAAGCCCCTGCTGCTATCCAGCTTTGTAGCCCTGTTTATAGGACCCGTCATTAACATCGTACTTGGCAAAACGACCGGGATCGCACTGGCCATTTCATCCTTTGCCATAGCAAGCAGTCTGATGCAGTTGATGCTAAGCTTCTTTACATACATTCATCAGATCGTGCTGAATTTCTATCTTGTAGACGCCAAACTGGTACGAAAATTTGCACTTGTCACCGGATTTATTCCGTTTGCGATGATGGTGTCGATTGCCTATACCCCCTTGGGACCATGGGTACTCGAAAATGTCATGAGCGTTCAGGGCGAACTGTTGAAACAAAGTCTGTGGACACTGCGTGCGTTCGTCTTATTTCCGCTGATCTTCCCTTTTCTGGATTTCAGCAATGGCATCATTTTGCTTCGCGGTCAGACAAAAACGATGTTTCGTTCGCAAACGGCGAATGCAATCTGCACGGTAATCGTGCTGCTTATACTTGTTAGTATTTTCCCTGCGTGGAACGGCATGATTGGCGCTTTAGCCCAATCCCTTGGCCTGCTCGCCGAACTTATCATTGTCTGGCTTGTCATCCGGCGAACGCAGCAGGAACCTACAATGTCCGCACCGCCTACTGGTAAATCATCACCCCTAAAAGGGTAA
- a CDS encoding M42 family metallopeptidase — protein MSFTIDESYVLSFLKKLLDTPSPSGYTHHIIEMIRKEAESLGIACELNNKGGAVLTLPGQDSSKTIALSAHVDTLGAMVRSITPYGTLKLTSVGGFSMQSIENEYCSIHTRDGKTYTGTILSLHPSVHVYPDARTFERTESHMEVRIDEVVSSKEDVLKLGIAVGDFISFDARAIITPSGYIKSRHLDDKASVAALFGILESAHRESWKPVHNVSLLISNYEEVGHGASYIPAEISEMIAVDMGAMGDDLSCKETDVSICAKDSSGPYDYDMTNRLIELAKQGGLDYVVDIYPQYGSDGSAALRGGNNIRAALIGPGVHASHSMERTHKDAVLNTARLLAAYITTK, from the coding sequence ATGAGTTTTACAATTGATGAATCTTACGTTCTGTCTTTTCTGAAAAAATTGTTGGACACACCAAGTCCAAGTGGTTACACCCATCATATTATCGAGATGATTCGCAAGGAAGCAGAATCACTTGGCATCGCTTGTGAGCTGAATAACAAGGGTGGTGCAGTGCTTACATTGCCAGGGCAGGATTCGTCCAAGACGATTGCTTTGAGTGCCCATGTGGATACGCTAGGGGCCATGGTACGCTCCATTACACCTTACGGCACATTGAAACTGACTTCTGTCGGCGGATTTTCCATGCAAAGTATTGAGAATGAGTACTGCAGCATTCATACTCGGGACGGAAAGACATACACAGGCACCATTCTCTCCCTTCACCCGTCTGTACATGTTTATCCAGATGCACGTACCTTTGAACGGACCGAGAGCCATATGGAAGTTCGAATCGATGAAGTCGTCTCCTCCAAGGAAGACGTCTTGAAGCTCGGGATCGCTGTCGGAGACTTTATTTCCTTTGATGCTCGTGCAATTATTACCCCAAGCGGTTACATTAAATCACGTCATCTGGACGACAAAGCCAGCGTAGCTGCCTTGTTCGGCATCCTTGAGTCTGCACATCGCGAAAGCTGGAAACCAGTACATAATGTTTCTCTGCTTATCTCTAACTACGAAGAAGTCGGACATGGCGCATCGTATATCCCTGCGGAAATCAGTGAAATGATTGCAGTAGACATGGGAGCCATGGGCGATGACCTGAGCTGCAAAGAAACCGATGTATCCATATGCGCCAAGGATTCTTCCGGCCCGTATGACTACGATATGACCAATCGTCTCATTGAACTGGCCAAACAAGGTGGGCTGGATTACGTCGTGGATATCTATCCCCAATATGGCTCAGATGGCAGTGCAGCATTACGCGGAGGAAACAATATCCGAGCTGCACTGATCGGTCCGGGCGTTCACGCATCTCATTCCATGGAGCGTACACATAAGGATGCTGTCCTGAATACGGCACGATTGCTCGCTGCCTACATTACAACGAAGTAA
- a CDS encoding lipopolysaccharide assembly LapA domain-containing protein, whose product MKMQWALIAGLVFALLTGIFAVINVDSVQVNLLFNTVQIPLILLILGCTLIGGIIVGSYGIYRQYRLQRENKQLKLRVSELESSATSNASLDSFKSMDSLNSTEPDGLLENDSIQSQRKGNPTGTL is encoded by the coding sequence ATGAAAATGCAATGGGCACTCATAGCAGGTCTTGTTTTTGCACTGCTCACAGGAATCTTTGCGGTTATTAATGTAGATTCCGTACAAGTGAACCTGTTATTTAACACCGTTCAAATCCCGCTGATTTTGCTGATCCTCGGTTGCACCCTGATCGGTGGAATTATTGTAGGTTCATATGGCATCTATCGCCAATACCGACTGCAACGCGAGAATAAGCAATTGAAATTGCGTGTATCTGAATTGGAAAGTTCGGCAACAAGCAACGCTTCGCTCGATTCTTTTAAATCGATGGATTCGCTTAACTCAACTGAACCGGACGGCCTATTGGAGAATGATTCGATTCAGAGTCAGCGCAAAGGAAACCCTACGGGGACATTGTAA
- a CDS encoding MFS transporter, with protein MKLSHNARPDQNWLRALMFTIFGSTVLVVSYFQLYFSHLGFSRAEIGYLYGIGPLISVFSNMFWSMASDRYQTVRKVMIILLGGQLITGIMLANATTFGQVFVLVTLFYFFYYPVYPLSDTMAITTASKYGRNFTSIRVFGSIGYAFFALSIGYFLGSFGPAWTIWVCVGLAATTLLISFQLKDQPSGSSSKMDLSGLWAILKRREVLTFFGCVFLLAMGHRMNEAFLTITLKELGASEGLIGWSLLISSVSEIPIFLLLSKYGNRYKELPLIAFAALMYTVRLLLMSISDTPAAVVAIQTMHSVTFGIFYVTAVRYIIRLVPDGYRATGMALFTIVWSSASGLLSGTLGGLLLEHAGRQTFYLTAMAFSLAALIGFGLKLWSSMTNRVS; from the coding sequence ATGAAATTAAGTCACAACGCCCGCCCGGATCAGAACTGGCTGCGGGCTCTCATGTTCACCATTTTTGGTTCCACCGTTCTGGTGGTTTCCTACTTCCAGCTGTACTTCAGTCATTTGGGCTTCAGTCGGGCTGAGATTGGTTATCTCTACGGAATTGGCCCCCTCATCTCTGTGTTCTCCAATATGTTCTGGAGCATGGCCAGCGACCGCTACCAAACGGTACGCAAAGTGATGATCATTCTGCTTGGTGGTCAATTGATCACAGGTATCATGCTCGCCAATGCAACAACCTTCGGTCAGGTATTTGTACTCGTCACTCTGTTTTACTTTTTCTATTATCCGGTCTATCCACTCTCTGATACGATGGCGATCACAACGGCCAGCAAGTACGGTCGAAATTTCACTTCCATTCGAGTCTTCGGATCGATCGGATATGCCTTCTTTGCATTAAGTATCGGGTATTTCCTTGGATCTTTTGGTCCAGCCTGGACGATCTGGGTTTGCGTTGGTCTTGCTGCCACTACACTATTAATCAGTTTTCAATTGAAGGATCAACCTTCGGGAAGTAGTAGCAAAATGGATCTATCGGGGCTATGGGCTATTTTGAAACGCAGAGAGGTGCTCACCTTTTTTGGCTGTGTATTTTTGCTTGCCATGGGGCATCGAATGAACGAAGCTTTTCTGACCATCACGCTGAAAGAGCTGGGTGCCAGTGAGGGGCTGATCGGTTGGTCTTTGCTGATCTCTTCTGTGAGTGAGATTCCCATATTTCTGCTGCTGAGCAAGTATGGAAACCGTTATAAGGAACTGCCGCTCATTGCTTTTGCTGCACTGATGTATACAGTTCGTTTGCTTCTCATGTCCATATCCGATACACCGGCAGCTGTCGTTGCGATACAGACGATGCACAGTGTGACCTTCGGTATTTTCTACGTTACGGCAGTCCGCTATATCATTCGCCTGGTTCCGGACGGCTACAGGGCTACAGGTATGGCTTTGTTCACCATTGTCTGGTCCAGTGCTTCGGGACTGCTTAGTGGAACGTTGGGCGGACTGCTGCTGGAACATGCGGGCAGACAGACCTTCTATCTCACCGCTATGGCTTTCTCCCTGGCTGCACTGATCGGTTTCGGATTGAAGTTATGGTCCAGCATGACCAATCGTGTGTCTTGA
- a CDS encoding cold shock domain-containing protein, producing MKGTVKWFNAEKGYGFISVEGGEDVFVHFSAIQGDGFKTLEEGQAVEFEITDGNRGPQAANVNKL from the coding sequence TTGAAAGGTACAGTTAAATGGTTTAACGCAGAAAAAGGCTATGGCTTTATTTCAGTTGAAGGCGGCGAGGACGTATTCGTACATTTCTCCGCAATCCAAGGAGATGGCTTCAAAACATTGGAAGAAGGTCAAGCGGTAGAATTCGAAATCACTGATGGAAACCGTGGTCCTCAAGCAGCTAACGTAAACAAACTGTAA
- a CDS encoding ABC-F family ATP-binding cassette domain-containing protein, which yields MNIMTVEQITKSYGEKILFKDASFGMADQDKIGVVGVNGTGKSTFLRVISGMEPADAGQISIGNDVRIQFLAQNPDFNPDNTVLQQVFEGDSMEMKTVRDYTETMELLELNSSDPALQERLLRLNQQMEQLQLWQMESEAKSILSKLGIRQFDALMGTLSGGQRKRVALAAALIHPCELLILDEPTNHIDNDSVVWLEQYLQKRRGALLMITHDRYFLDRVANVMLELDHGRLFRYEANYTRFLELKAEREEREASSEQKRKNLLRTELAWIRRGAKARTTKQKARIDRFEQLKDQQGIQRSGSLEVSVGSTRLGKKILEIEHLSKSVGGRTLIEDLSYIAVPGDRVGIVGPNGSGKSTLLQMISGKLEPDAGVVDVGPTVNLGYFTQEHQEMDESLRVIEYIKEVAENVKTADGSLITASQMLERFLFTPASQWTPISRLSGGEKRRLYLLRVLMAAPNVLLLDEPTNDLDIQTLAVLEDYLDDFPGVVFVVSHDRYFLDRTVDKVLSFEGNGAVRVHVGDYSEYAEWMLKNAPGATQESDTGATKVKQSSEKTAPAVSAAKPKLKFSFKEQREYDQIDENIEKAEANLVRINKEMEESFSDSARLQELMAEQVEAERHLDELMERWTILNELAEQIEQSKS from the coding sequence ATGAACATAATGACGGTAGAGCAAATTACAAAAAGTTATGGCGAAAAAATATTGTTCAAGGATGCTTCATTTGGCATGGCTGATCAGGACAAGATTGGTGTCGTTGGGGTAAATGGCACCGGGAAATCCACGTTTTTGCGTGTGATTTCCGGAATGGAACCTGCTGATGCGGGCCAGATATCGATTGGTAATGATGTGCGCATTCAGTTCCTGGCGCAGAATCCGGACTTCAATCCGGATAATACGGTACTGCAACAAGTATTCGAAGGTGACAGCATGGAAATGAAAACCGTGCGTGACTATACGGAAACGATGGAATTATTGGAACTGAATTCCTCCGATCCGGCATTGCAAGAGCGATTGTTACGTCTGAATCAGCAAATGGAGCAGCTTCAGCTCTGGCAGATGGAGAGTGAAGCGAAGAGTATCTTGTCCAAACTGGGTATTCGCCAATTCGATGCACTGATGGGCACGTTGTCTGGCGGACAACGCAAAAGGGTAGCACTCGCTGCTGCTCTTATTCACCCGTGCGAACTGCTCATTCTGGATGAGCCGACGAACCACATTGATAATGATTCGGTCGTATGGCTCGAGCAGTACTTGCAGAAGCGCCGCGGCGCACTGCTTATGATTACGCATGATCGGTATTTCCTAGATCGAGTGGCGAATGTCATGCTGGAATTGGATCATGGTCGTTTGTTCCGTTATGAAGCCAACTATACACGTTTTCTGGAACTGAAGGCAGAGCGTGAAGAGCGGGAAGCTTCTTCCGAACAGAAGCGTAAAAACTTGCTTCGGACGGAGCTTGCATGGATTCGTCGTGGTGCCAAGGCACGGACAACGAAACAAAAAGCGAGAATAGATCGCTTCGAACAACTCAAAGATCAACAGGGAATCCAGCGCTCCGGTTCATTGGAAGTATCGGTTGGCTCCACGCGTCTGGGTAAAAAAATTCTGGAGATTGAGCATCTTTCTAAATCCGTCGGTGGTCGCACACTGATTGAAGATCTGAGTTATATTGCCGTACCTGGAGATCGGGTAGGGATTGTCGGACCGAATGGTAGTGGTAAGTCCACGCTGCTACAGATGATATCCGGCAAATTGGAACCCGATGCAGGTGTGGTTGACGTCGGTCCGACGGTCAATCTGGGCTATTTCACCCAGGAGCATCAGGAGATGGATGAATCTCTTCGTGTCATTGAGTACATCAAGGAAGTGGCCGAGAATGTGAAAACAGCCGATGGCTCTCTGATTACGGCATCCCAGATGCTGGAGCGGTTCCTGTTTACCCCGGCATCCCAGTGGACGCCAATCTCCCGGCTGTCTGGTGGAGAGAAACGTCGCTTGTATCTGCTGCGTGTTCTGATGGCTGCGCCGAATGTATTGCTGCTGGATGAGCCGACGAATGACCTGGACATTCAGACACTCGCTGTACTGGAAGACTATCTGGACGATTTTCCGGGTGTTGTGTTTGTGGTATCCCATGATCGCTATTTCCTTGATCGTACTGTGGATAAAGTGCTGTCTTTTGAGGGCAACGGTGCTGTACGTGTACACGTCGGCGACTACAGTGAATATGCGGAATGGATGCTGAAAAATGCACCTGGAGCTACGCAAGAGAGTGACACAGGAGCAACAAAGGTGAAGCAGTCATCGGAGAAAACGGCTCCAGCTGTGTCTGCGGCTAAACCGAAGTTGAAATTCAGCTTCAAGGAGCAACGTGAATACGATCAGATTGATGAAAATATTGAGAAGGCTGAAGCCAATCTTGTCCGAATTAACAAAGAGATGGAAGAGTCATTTAGTGATTCTGCCCGTCTGCAGGAGTTGATGGCGGAGCAGGTTGAAGCTGAGCGTCATCTGGACGAATTGATGGAACGCTGGACCATTCTGAATGAACTTGCAGAGCAGATTGAACAGAGCAAGTCTTGA